The genomic region CTATGGATATGTTTCTGATGGCTACTACCAATCTCAAGAAGAAATCGACAATGGCCCTACTCAATTCGGAACATTGAAACCCGGAGATATCCGTTTCAAAGATATCGCTGGCGCATTTGATGCAGACGGAAATGCAATCCCTGATGGAAAAATTACTGATGCTGACAAACAGATCATCGGTAATACAATCCCTCGCTACACGTATGGTGTTAACTTAGACTTAGGTTATAAAGGATTCAAATTTAGTGCATTCTTACAAGGCGTTGCAAAAGTAGATGGCTACTTAGATTCACACTACGTAATCCCGGCAGTTAACTCATCAGCAATCAAGCCTTGGCAATTGGATTACTGGACAGAAGACAACAGAAATGCTTCACTTCCACGCTTATCCGTTACTTCGACAAACAACACACAGAACTCTGATTTCTGGTTGAAATCAGCATCATACTTACGTCTTAAGAACATCCATTTAGGATACCAATTCCCGACCGAATGGTTCCAAAACGCGAAGATCGGAGGAATCTACATCTACGCAAATGGACAGAACTTATTCACCAAAACCAACTTCTATGAAGGCTACGACCCAGAGATCAATTACAATGCGGGCGCAGCGCAAAACGTATCGCTAGGTGCCGGTAACTACTACCCACAAGTTAAAGTGTACACATTTGGTTTAGACATTAAATTTTAAGACATCATGATTAAGCATACAAAAAGAATATTAGGAATTAGCATGTTATGCGCAGCATTGATGACATCATGCGAATTGGATCGTTTGAACCTGAACGGTCCATCCACAGAAAACTTCCCATTAGACGCTAAAGAAGCAGAACTTGGACTATTAGGAGCATATAAAGCATTGACGCTGATCGATGCCTCCAGCACGCCGATATGGCACGTCATGGACAATATTACCGATATTGGCTATGCGCGTCCGGGCAATAACTATACATCCCCTATCACGAGTTCAATCACTACGGATAACGCATTAGCAACAAAGCCTTGGTCGGCACACTACAAGACCATCGCTCGCGTGCACCTGGTATTAGATAATCTAGAGCCCTTGAAAGCCAGCATGGGTGAAGAACAGTACAACAAAACCAACGCTGAGTTGCGTTTTATCCGCGCGTATTGTTACTCGCAATTAGTTGAACTATATGGCGACGTCGCATTATTAACTAAAGCATTAAAGCTAAATGATGAGCTACCGGGGCGAACTGATAAAAAGCAAGTCATTGATTTCATCATCAAAGAATTGGAAGAAACGGCAGAATACTTACCGGTTTCACAAGCAACTTCAGGCAATGTTCGCGCATCACGCGTTGCTGCTTACATGTTGCAAGCGCGCGTAGCCCTAAACTATCAACGCTACGATGTGGCTGTAGCGGCTTCGAAAAAAGCATTGGATCTAGCAAAAGGTCAGCACGCCCTTACACCATTTGACGCAACAATCGCATACGTAGGGAAAGGGCATGCAGACGGCGAGCCACAATCGGCAAACATCTATGGACACGCAGGTTATAAAGATAGCAAAGAATGGATCTGGGTGGCAGAATACAACAAAGCCATCAATGCCAATACGCACAACCAAACTTACTACATGGCATCACGCTTGGGTAAGGGTGTTTGTTACTGGGGGCCAACTCAAAACTTCATCGACTCGTTCCAAGACATCCAAGGAAAATACATCACCGAGTCAACTATCTACAACGAGGCGAAGCCATTCGAAAACCGCGACCCTCGCTTAGATATGTACACCGCACGCCCAGGCTCGCGTTACTTCGGTTTCCAATTCGAACCGAACGCAAAGTTTGCGAAAGTAAACAACTACTGGCCGGTGATCAACGGAACTGGCACAAAACCAACTTCTCAAAATAACACCGATGCAACAAATGCGTACCGTTCGTTCTCTGGTTATTTATGGAGAAAACATACGGACTTAAGCGAATATGCAACCACATCTGTATCGGGAGAATCAGACCTTAACGTAGGTATCTTCCGTTATGCTGAATTGCTATTGATCTATGCAGAAGCAAAAATCGAAAGCGGAAGCATAGACCAGTCGGTTTACGATGCCATCAACGAAATCCGCTCACGCGCGAAGATGCCGAACCTTCCTCAAGGTTTATCACAAGCACAGATGCGCCAAGCGTTGCGTTACGAGCGCAAAGTAGAGCTTGCAAACGACGGATTACGTTGGTTCGACTTACGCCGTTGGAACATCGCTAAAGACGTGATGAACGGATACATCTATCTAAACAGAGATGCAAACGCATGGACGAAAGCAGCGATCCAAAGAATCGATGAAAATGCTAACCCGGTTTACAACCATAGTGTAGCAATAAAATCGTTCGGCACGCAAGAAGTAAAATTCCAGGTGAACAAAGATGAATACTGGCCAATTGACATCAAAGAAATAGATGCAAACCCAGCGATGACTCAAAACCCGGGATATTAATAATGGATTTGTTTAAATCACAATAGTATGTAAATATCAGCAAGCGTGGCCCCCTCCAGGTCACGTTTGTTGTTTCTAATCAAAATCAACGCTTATGAAACCATACCACAAATTTCTAGCACTCGCCCTAGCCTGCTTATTCTTAAAACCGATAGATAGTAAGGCACAGGAGCAGGTTAAATTCAAACAGCCTAGTCTGGAGAATCAACAATCTTGGACCATGATTCTGCTACCAGACATACAGAACTATGTCAAGTTCAAAAGAAACCAACCCATTCTGGATGTCATGATGAACTGGATCGTGGAAAACGAAGAAAAAATGAACATCAAAATGGTGATGTGTACCGGCGACCTGGTCGAACACGATGATATCATCAACCCGGATCCGAAGAAGATGGACCAAACCGGCAAACAACAATGGGAAGCCTCCGCAAAAGCCTTTGGAAAGCTCGATGGAAAGATCCCCTATATTACCGCAACAGGGAACCACGATTACAATATTTTCAGCTATACCCACAAACCCAAAACCACCCATTTCCCGCAGTACTTCCCTGCTGACAAAAACAGCAAGAACCAAAGACTGCTGCGCGAGGTGACCGCCAATGTGTATGGAAATCCAAGCTTGGAAAATGCATCCTATGAATGGAAATCACCTCATGGCAAAGACTTCTTGTTCCTATCGCTAGAATTCGCCCCTAGAGACACGATCTTACGCTGGGCAAACCAAGTGGTCAACCACGAAAAATATGCTAACCACAGCGTTCTTTTGCTTACCCATGCTTACCTAAACTTCAAGAACGAACATATCGAGACTGCGAAATACGACCTTCAGGATGCAAACTACGGAACGTCTGTGTTCAACAGACTGGTGAAGCCATCCAAAAATATTGAAATGGTATTCTCCGGGCACATTGGATCGCCGAATGATGTGAAGAAACATTTAGGATTTAGAATCGATAAAAATGCTGCCGGAAAGAATGTGAGCCAGATGACTTTTAATGCACAAGCTTTAGGTGGCGGGACCTACGGAAGCGGTGGCGACGGCTGGATCAGAATACTAGAATTCCTGCCGGATGGAAAGACCGTAAAAGTACGCACCTTCTCCCCTTTCTTTGCGCTATCCTCCAATACCCAAAACATGGCCTGGCGCACAGAAGACTACGATGAGTTTACGATTAAGCTAAACTAGCGCACAAAAAAAACCACTCTTACGAGTGGTTTCTTTATATCTAACAAATTGATAGCGGTTTAAAACTCTATTTTACTGCGTCTACAACTGCTTTGAAAGCATCCGGATTGTTTAAAGCTAAGTCAGCTAATACCTTACGGTTTAAGCCAATGTTTTTAGCATTTAATTTACCGATTAATTGAGAATATGAAATTCCGTGTTGACGAGCTCCAGCGTTGATACGTTGGATCCATAAAGCTCTGAACTCGCGTTTTTTGGTTTTACGGTCGCGGTAAGCGTACTGTAAACCTTTTTCTACTGTGTTTTTAGCAATAGTATAAACTTTGCTGCGTGATCCATAATAGCCTTTCGCTAATTTAAGGATTCTTTTTCTTCTTCTTCTAGAAGCTACTGCGTTAACCGAACGTGGCATAATTTGTAAATTTTTGTTTGGTATAAGGTGTTACGTTTTTCAGCAATCTTACTACCTGATACCCGGTTAAAAAATATTGTTATTAAAAAAAATGGTATAAAACTTATTTACCGAGTGCAAGCATACGTTTAACGTTGCCCATATCGGCATCAGAAACATAACTAGTTGTAGTTAAGTTACGTTTTTGTTTCGTAGTTTTCTTTGTCAAGATGTGGCTTTTGAAAGCGTTCTTTCTTGCAACTTTACCTGTTCCAGTCAATTTAAAGCGTTTTTTCGCGCTGGAATTGGTTTTTACTTTTGGCATAATACTATAAATTTTATATCAATCTGTTAGATGCTTATTTTTTTGGAGAAGCTTTTGGCGCTAATGTTAAGAACATACGCTTACCTTCCAATTTCGGCAATAATTCAACCTTACCATACTCTTCCAAAGCCTGAGCGAAACGTAATAATAAAATTTCACCCTGCTCTTTGAAGACGATCGCACGTCCTTTGAAGTGTACATAGGCACGAACCTTCTCGCCACTTTCTAAGAAACGCATCGCATGTTTCAATTTGAATTCGAAGTCATGCTCACTGGTATTCGGTCCAAAACGAATCTCTTTGATTACCGTTTGCTTCGCATTGGCCTTGATTTCCTTTTGCTTCTTCTTTTGCTCGTAAACGAATTTACTGTAATCTATAATTTTACAAACAGGAGGCGTCGCATTAGGAGAAATCTCTACTAAATCCAACTCCAACTCATCAGCAAGTTGTAAAGCCTGTCTTGTAGGATAAACTCCGGTCTCTACGTTATCCCCAACTAAACGTACTTCTGGAACGCGAATGTGCTCATTGATACGGTGTTCAGGCTCCTTTTTTCTCATAGGACCTCTGTTACCGAAATTGTTACTTTTTGCCAAATGTTTTTAAATTAAACAGTTACTTCTTTTATTAATAATTCTTTAAATGCTTCTGGCGACATTGACCCTAAGTCAACCCCCCCGTGTTTACGAATCGAGATTGACCCACTTTCCATCTCTTTCTCGCCCACGATTACCATATAAGGCATTTTCTTAACCTCGGCATCGCGGATTTTGCGCCCAACCTTCTCATCACGCAAGTCAATCAGACCGCGAATATCGGAATTATTTAGCGATTCCAAAAGTTTTTGCGCATATTCTTCATATTTTTCTGATACTGGCAAGACGATAAACTGCTCAGGAGCAAGCCATAACGGAAACTGTCCGCCGCAGTGCTCAATCAGAACGGCAACAAAACGCTCAATCGATCCGAATGGTGCGCGGTGGATCATCACCGGGCGATGCTTCTGGTTGTCAGAACCTGTATATTCCAGTTCAAAACGCTCCGGTAGGTTATAATCCACTTGGATCGTACCTAACTGCCATTTTCTGCCCAATGCATCCTTCACCATGAAGTCTAATTTAGGACCATAAAATGCAGCCTCGCCATATTCAATAACCGTCGGCAAGCCTTTTTCCTCAGCCGATTCTATAATCGCTGATTCTGCTAATGCCCAGTTCTCATCAGAACCAATATATTTTGTTTTGTTCTCCGGGTCACGTAACGAAACCTGCGCTGTAAAATCGTTGAATCCTAACGCATTGAAAACATAAAGTACTAAATCAATTACTTTCTTAAACTCGTCTTTTACCTGATCCGGACGACAGAATAAGTGTGCATCATCCTGCGTAAACCCACGAACGCGCGTTAATCCGTGCAATTCGCCCGACTGCTCGTAACGGTAAACTGTACCGAACTCTGCAAAACGAACTGGTAAATCCTTGTACGAACGAGGTTTTACTTTGTAAATCTCACAGTGATGAGGACAGTTCATTGGCTTTAACAAGAACTCCTCGCCTTCTACCGGCGTTTTGATCGGCTGGAAAGAATCCGCACCGTATTTCTCATAGTGCCCGGAAGTGATATACAACTGCTTATGTCCAATATGTGGAGTTACCACCGGCTCATAACCCGCTGCAATCTGCGCACGCTGTAAGAAATCCTGTAATTTCTGACGAAGTGCGGTACCTTTAGGCAACCATAGTGGTAAACCCATGCCCACCTTTTCCGAGAAAGCAAATAATTCAAGCTCCCTACCTAATTTACGGTGGTCGCGTTTCTTCGCTTCTTCAATAAAACGTAAATATTCAGTTAGCTCAGATGCTTTAGGGAAAGTAACACCGTAAATACGGGTCAACTGCTTGCGCGTTTCATCGCCTCTCCAATAAGCTCCAGCTACGTTTGTCAATTTAATAGCCTTGATAAATCCAGTATTCGGAATGTGTGGACCACGACATAAGTCTGTAAAGTTCCCTTGCGAATAGAACGTAATCTTTCCATCTTCCAGATCCTTGATCAAGTCTAATTTGTACTCGTCGCCTTTCTCTGTAAAGTATTCCAATGCCTCTGCTTTGGAAACTGCTTTGCGCTCGAATACCTCTTTTTGTTTCGCTAGCTCCAACATCTTGTCCTCGATTTGCTTGAAATCGTCGGATGAGAACTCACGATCGCCAAAGTCTACATCATAGTAGAATCCAGTTTCAATCGATGGACCAATACCAAATTTAACCCCCGGATAAAGCGCCTCTAAAGCTTCCGCTAAAATATGCGCTGAGGAGTGCCAAAAAGTAGATTTACCCTTTTCGTCGTTCCAGGTCAATAATTTCACGTTTGCGTCCGCTTCAATCGCGCGTGATGCATCCCATACCTCTCCATTAACTTCCGCTGCTAATACATTTCTTGCTAAACCTTCGGAAATTGATAGCGCAACCTGCATAGCAGTTGTGCCTTTTTCATACTGACGAACCGAGCCGTCGGGTAGTGTAATGTTAATCATGTACAACTATGATCTTTAAATTGTGTATAAATTTGCAACCTAGCCAATGTTTACAATTACATTGATTTTTAAAGTGATTGCCTTAATTAATCGAGGTACAAAAATACGGAATATTTATGTGTAATAAAAACTTTCATGCGCTCATTAAAACAGCAAAACTTATTAGCGTCCTGGATGGACGCTAAACATGCACCAACACGGATATCAAAGAGACAGGCGTCGGAACTGCTACAGTTTAAACCCAATGTAAAGCCCTTACAACCCCAATGTATAACCCTTTCAACCCCGCTCCAAAAGGGCTTTGATTGGGTTTTGATTTAGGCTTGATAAAGCGGATAGCAGAGCAAGCCTCGACTGTATAGTGAAAAATGCTCCGCCTTTTTCGAAAACGGTCTGGATTTAATGATCCTCAAGAACTCCAATTGCGCCGACGCATGAAATGGAATGCTGAAAGTTTTTTCTTACTTTTGCACTTCTATTTACTGCATTATGTCAAATCAAGTTCCGGAAGATGGCACCATGCTTCCTTTAATGGAAGAATTCTACACGATACAAGGCGAAGGATATCACACAGGAAAAGCGGCTTATTTTATCCGTTTGGGCGGTTGTGATGTAGGTTGTCATTGGTGTGACGTGAAGGAAAGCTGGGATGCATCCCTGCACCCTTTGACCTCCGCGGAGCAGATCGTAGCGAACGCCCTGAAGTATCCGGCAAAAACGGTAGTGATTACCGGTGGCGAGCCCCTACTTTACAACTTGACTTATTTGACACAAAAATTACGCGAAGCAGGAATTCAAATTTTCTTAGAGACCTCAGGTGCGTATCCGTTAACAGGCTATTGGGATTGGATTTGCCTTTCACCGAAGAAATTCAAAGGTCCACGTCAGGATGTCTTGGCTGCGGCGGGTGAATTGAAAGTGATTGTTTTTAATAAAAGCGATTTCCAGTGGGCGGAAGACCATGCAAAATTCGTCGGCAAAAACTGTAAGCTTTATTTACAACCTGAATGGTCAAAAGCGGCAGAAATGACCCCTTTAATTATCGATTACGTAAAAGATAATCCGAAATGGGAAATTTCTTTGCAAACACATAAATACCTGAACATTCCTTAATATTTATGAATAATGCTTAGTTTTAAACTGCTATGCAGAACAAGAAACTAGGTATTTGTTTATTGATCCTATTTCTTTTTGGTTTAGGGAATCTCTCGTATTCGCAAGTTGATTCTAAAAACCGAAAGGCACAACAGGCTTATCAGGAAGCAGGAAAAGCCATCAGTCAAAATCAGCTTCTGCAAGCGATATCCTGGTTGGAAAAAGCAACCCAGGAGGATCCGACTTTTGCCACTGGCTTTCAGACTTTAGGTGATATACAGCGTAGTTTAGAGCAGTATGAGAAAGCAATATCCGCGTATGAGCAAGTACTTATCTTAAACCCTTCTTTAACCGCACTCACTTACTTTGGTCTCGGCGAGGCTTATTTGGGAGTTGGCGATTATCAGCAAGCCAGCAAAAATCTATTAAACTATAAGGAAAAAGGAAAACTCTCGGAGAAGAGCCAGCTGCTCGTCGATAAATATCTTGCCGACTGTGCTTTTTCCTTGCAGCATATAAAGGCTGGAAATAGCGGTTTAATTGCGCTTCCAGCTAGCATCAATACCGATAAAGACGAATACTATCCTAAGCTAACGGCCGACAATGCGAGCATCATTTTTACCCGCAAGGAGAACAATCAGGAGAATTTTTACGAAAGCTTTCTCGTCGATGGTAAATGGACGGAAGCGGTCAGACTGCCAGAACCGGTAAATTCATCTCGTTTTAATGAGGGCGCACATTGCATTTCGCCGGATGGGAAATACCTGTTTTTTACGGGATGTAATCGGCCCGACGGCTTGGGTAGCTGTGACCTCTATGTTTCAAAGAAAGAAAATAATACTTGGAGCGAGCCTTTCAATTTGGGTCCGGGGATAAATACACGAGGTTGGGAATCACAACCTGCAATCTCTGCGGACGGAAAAACGCTCTACTTCGTAAGTAACCGCTCAGGGGGGCAAGGCAGCTATGATATTTGGAAAGCCGAATTAGAAGCAGACGGCAAATGGTCGACGCCGGAGAATTTAGGCCCCGATATCAACTCGCCCTTCGATGAGGGTGCCCCCTATCTGCATGCCGATAATAAAACCTTGTATTTCTCTTCCAATGGCTGGCCCGGTTTCGGCAAGAACGATATCTATAAAACTGTCCGCACAAAAGACGGTAAATGGAGCAAACCCGAAAATCTAGGCCCCGCCATCAATAATCATTTAGATCAGCGCAGTTTCCATGTCAGCCTGGACGGCAGTATTGCGCACTTAGCCTCGCAAGACAGCGAACGACAATGGGATATCTATCGTTTTACATTCCCTAAGGAACAACAGCCCCCGGCTATTGCCTATATAGCAGGTTTGGTTTTCGATAAGTCCAACCATCAACCGCTGGATGCAAGCATTCGCGTGACCAATACAAACAGCAAAGAGGTAGTCTTTGAGAAAAAGAGTGATTATATAGACGGCGGTTTTATCGCGGTTTTGCCTGTTGGTGCAAACTATGCCGTACATATACAGAAGGAAGGCTATTTATTCGACTCCAAACAATATGCATTGGACAAACCGGAGTTTGCCAATAAGCGCTATCAGGACAGTATTTTCTTAGAGCCTATAAAAAGTGGCGCCATTGCGACGCTCCGCAATATTTACTTTGACGTCAATAAATACGAGATCCTCCCAAGCTCGGAAAGCGAATTGAATCTGTTACTGGGACTACTCCAAGCGAACCCAAAATTGCAGATCGAGATTGCGGGACATACAGATAATACAGGAAATAAGGCAGCCAATCAGACTTTATCGGAGAACCGGGCGAAAGCAGTTTCTACCTGGCTGATTTCGAAGGGCATTTCTGCTGGACGATTGAGCGTGAAAGGATATGGAGATGAAAAACCTATTGCGTCAAACAGTTCCGAAGAAGGGAAACAACGCAATAGGCGTACAGAATTTATTGTGAAATAAACCTGCTTGTATATTTTTATAGCTGAACGGTTTGTCCAGTCTTTACGGACTCATCGCAAGCAACAGCAATCTGCAAGCTATTTAAGGCATCTTGCATGGATTTCGATAAGTCCAGATCCTCATTTATTGCTTTCAGGAAGAAACGTTGTTCGCGATTACAAAGTTCCTGATGGTCCGGCTCGTCTGCCAGATCTATCCATTCGTCCGCACGTGTAAATTCGTTCTTCGCGTCGATATCTGCATAATGCACTTTCAAAGACTCCGCTTTAGAATGCGCATCAATGGAATCTGAATTACCCGCTTTACTAGCTTCTTTCGCAACAATCGATACACAACCTTTTGGGCCTATTACATCTTTGACGAAAAAGGCAGTCTCGCTGACCATCGGTCCCCAGCCAGCTTCATACCAGCCCACACTGCCGTTATCAAATCGAATCTGCAACTGTCCGTAATTGTAATTATCTGCAGCAATGTCATCGGTTAGGCGAGCTCCAATAGCCGACACAGAAACAGGCTTTGCTTCTGTCATCTGGCACATGACGTCTATATAATGCACACCACAATCGACGATTGGACTCAGGCTCTTCATCAGATTGCGATGAACATCCCACATGTAGCCATGGCTTTGCTGATTGAGATTCATGCGCATCACTAATGGACTTCCCATCGTCTTCGCAACCTCGATAAACTTCATCCAGGAAGGATGATGACGCAGGATATAGCCCACCACTAATTTTTTATTAGCCTTCACAGCAGCGTCGATCACGCGTTGAGCACCTGCGACGGTATCCGCCAAGGGTTTCTCGATAAAGACATGCGCGCCAGCCTCGAGAGCTTTCACGGCATAATCTTCATGCGTATCTGGATAAGTAGAGATACATACCGCATCGGGCTGAGTGGCCGATAGGGCCTCCTCGAATTCATTATAAAGCGGATAGTCTGCTCCTAGTTTTTCGTTCAGCTTATTCTTTGAATCGCCTCTGGACACTAGCCCTACGATTTCAAATCCGTCCATTTCATGATAAGCAAGCGCATGAGATGCGCCCATATTCCCACATCCTACAACAAGGATTCTTATTTTTCCCATCCTAACTCCTCTTAGCTCGTATGCCCTGGTCTTGGAATTCGTGCATTATCAATCTCCATCGCCCAATCGTAACCTTCTGAATTTGGTCCATAGGTCTTCGTCGAGTTCATGATTTCATCTAAGCTAATGGCTTTACCGGTATAGGCCGCTTCACGGGCCCAAATGGCAAGCATAGTCGAATCCGCCATCGTATCGCCATCGTTGATGACCTGTTTATTGCGAATGGCTGCGAAGAGCTCATCATGCTGCGTTTGGTACATGTTGTTCATCTTGCCTTGGAATTTCCATGGGTTCTGTCCATTGATCACATAGCTGCTCAGCATGCCTACCTGAAGATTTCCTTTGGTTCCGATCGCTTCCACCGAGTTTCGGTTCTGCGTTCCGTTTTGTTGTCTTCCGAAGTGGAAGCCCTTTAATCCGTCCCCATAATCGAATTCTATGGCAAAATGGTCGTAGACATTTCCAAATTCCGTCCAAGGTTTGCTTTGGCGGCCACCCGTTCCGGATACCGTTTTCGGCAATTTATCGTTTAGCATCCATGACATAAAGTCGATGCTGTGTATGGTCTGTTCTACGATGATATCTCCGGAATAGCGCTGGTAGTAGAACCAGTTGCGAAGTTGATCTTGAAGATCGGTCCAGGATGCTTGTCGAGGTTTTTGTGTCAATTCGCCTCCTAAGCGGAAGGTGCTCAATCCATAGATATCACCAATACTACCGGCATGTACAAGTTTTGCTAACTCGCGATTTGGAACGGAGTAGCGGAAACAAAATCCTGCCACGATATTTAGTTTCTTTTCTTTCGCTAATTTTACGCTCTCGCGTACCGAGTGCACCCCGGGAATATCCACTGCCATCGGCTTTTCACAGAAGATGTGTTTTCCCTTCTTTACAGCCTCGGCAAGATGGTCAGGTCGAAAACAAGGTGGCGATGCCAATAAAACCACGTCTACATCGCTTGCGATTAGCTTTTTATAAGATTCGAATCCTACATATTTACGGCTTTCATCGACTTTAACCTTATCCTTATGCCCCTCTTTGAGGGCCGCTAAAGCCGTTTCAATTTGATCGGGAAAGATGTCGGCCAAAGCAACAAGCTCCGTGTCCGGATCAGCCTGCAATGCTTGGAATGCCGCGCCCGTTCCCCTACCGCCACAACCGATAAGGCCAACTTTTATTTTTTTCTTGAGTTCGAATTGCGGGGTTGGAAGGTCTAGTGTAGAGGTTCCTAGTAGCACACCGCTACTTTTGAGAAAATTCCTACGGTCCATTATATATTATTTATGTAGATCTAGATGATAATTAGAAATTGTTAATTAAGATTTTTTGAACGATTACTCGGTAGAATTATCTAATTTCACAGCAAAATAACAATTATTACAAATTTATGCAAATTTCTACCCCTGAAGCAGAACCGCTAATCAGCAACACGACCGTAGTATTTGGTTTGTTGATGACCATCTTAGGACTTGTATTTTACAGCTCTAGTTTGTCCAACAAATATGTAAAAGGATTTTACAATATTATC from Sphingobacterium sp. BN32 harbors:
- a CDS encoding Gfo/Idh/MocA family protein encodes the protein MGKIRILVVGCGNMGASHALAYHEMDGFEIVGLVSRGDSKNKLNEKLGADYPLYNEFEEALSATQPDAVCISTYPDTHEDYAVKALEAGAHVFIEKPLADTVAGAQRVIDAAVKANKKLVVGYILRHHPSWMKFIEVAKTMGSPLVMRMNLNQQSHGYMWDVHRNLMKSLSPIVDCGVHYIDVMCQMTEAKPVSVSAIGARLTDDIAADNYNYGQLQIRFDNGSVGWYEAGWGPMVSETAFFVKDVIGPKGCVSIVAKEASKAGNSDSIDAHSKAESLKVHYADIDAKNEFTRADEWIDLADEPDHQELCNREQRFFLKAINEDLDLSKSMQDALNSLQIAVACDESVKTGQTVQL
- a CDS encoding Gfo/Idh/MocA family protein, whose protein sequence is MDRRNFLKSSGVLLGTSTLDLPTPQFELKKKIKVGLIGCGGRGTGAAFQALQADPDTELVALADIFPDQIETALAALKEGHKDKVKVDESRKYVGFESYKKLIASDVDVVLLASPPCFRPDHLAEAVKKGKHIFCEKPMAVDIPGVHSVRESVKLAKEKKLNIVAGFCFRYSVPNRELAKLVHAGSIGDIYGLSTFRLGGELTQKPRQASWTDLQDQLRNWFYYQRYSGDIIVEQTIHSIDFMSWMLNDKLPKTVSGTGGRQSKPWTEFGNVYDHFAIEFDYGDGLKGFHFGRQQNGTQNRNSVEAIGTKGNLQVGMLSSYVINGQNPWKFQGKMNNMYQTQHDELFAAIRNKQVINDGDTMADSTMLAIWAREAAYTGKAISLDEIMNSTKTYGPNSEGYDWAMEIDNARIPRPGHTS